TTAGttcctcaccaacctcttctagCTCTTCTCCATTCTTCATATCACAACATGGAGGTAATGTGGAACTTGTCTCAACATCCACCTCAATTGCAAGAGGAGAAgattcctcaaataccaaaggatcatgtgttggtgtgggctcatctccaagaggaagatttgttatttgctcaccttcttccaattctttatcattcattatatgcttaggaggttgcgcattatctccctcaacaccaaattcaagctcattggaagaaagttcaacaacttccacaaaatcatcaacaatgtcacttgttgtggaagtgctctcaagtttgaaatccacctcttgtttaacttcctctaactcttcaaccacttcttcttcttcaacaatctcttcctcctccacttgttgcaagacataccccatctccttgtcctcatgttgagattctaaaatctccttcatgctcctttccTCGGTTGATTtttcacattcatccgtggagatgctttgcttgttgcatgagtcccatgagtccaagttggctttaattttggcaaagTTAGCCTCGATAGCTTTATAATTCTTTTGgacttcctcttgctccttttgatggattattgcttgaagccaatccattgcttccttgagatgatccattggctcttggatggatggatatgggtgttcttccatggagggttgtggtagAAAGGGGAGttcattttgtggttgaaagttatcatacatgggaggtgattcatcttggtaagaatagtgaggtggtggttcttgagggtattggtggtggaattggggtggttctacatatggttcatatggttcataaggtggttggtatagtgggtaaggattagggtcatatggaaatGATTggggtaaggggcttgtgagtatgatggttcaaaattatgttgaggaggttgttcataggcatatggtggtggttgttgacaatcacaataagggtcaccacatccattagattgatatgcattaggattagagttatacccataagaatccggaggttgttgttgccaagaaggttgataaatcccttgaggctcctcccatccttgattgctccatccttgatgcacatcttcattatagctcccattttctacaacataatttgaaccaaactcatagccaaagtggtgagaattcaaaatagcaaataaaaacaaaagctaacaaaaataagcaacaaagtcctaaagctaacaaaaactaacaaataagcaaaaagaaacatattcacaatattcacaatagccaactatataacaccattgcaactccctaacaacggcgctattttgatttaagaaaattgtcgtgtcggtatagaatttcacacaaaataaattaattctcgttgcaagtatagttctacaccaacaaaaatcctcccaataaaaaatattggttgtgtCACAGAGCCAACAAAAGAGCTATGCGGATCAGAGAAGGAAACCGTTGGAATTTGAAATGGGCGAGCATGTATTTCTAAAGGTTACTCCTACAACTGGGATCGGAAGGGCGATTAAGACAAAGGAGTTGAATCCGAGATTTATAAGACCGTTTGAGATTTTGAGGCGAATCGGGCCGGTGGCATATAAAGTAGTATTGCCACCGCATTTGTCTAACTTACATGAtgtattccacgtgtcacaactccGTAAGTACATGTCAGATGTGGCTCATGTGTTAGAGCCTGAGTCGGTTGACCTAAAGGAGAACTTGACGTTTCAAGTAACACCGGTGCGGATTAacgacactagtgtgaagaaaTTGCGAAGAAAGGAAGTTCAATTGGTCAAAGTTGCTTGGAAGAGAGCAAGAGTGgaagagcatacttgggaatAGGAGTCTGAGATGTGGAAGGATTATCCCGAGCTATTCTCAAGTAATCACTAAATTTTGGagacaaaatttcttatttggtagggagaatgtaagaaccgcgacAAATTAActgcttaattaattaaattaaattgcccaaaataggatctaaaaattttgaatgttaattagaaaatttaaatatgatttttggactcagtagatttttctgagttggaaaatgtaattttttgcaaaaaattgcgtaaaaatgcATACCGGTAAATTAACCGGCAGTACTGGCTTAAATCTGTCCGGTACTATGTGAGAATGATAAAAACtgtagaaaaacttagaaaattaattaaacttgAAAATCGggcgctaattttaaaggtttggcccagccaaaaacgctaacgggttggaccggatccaagttgggcccaagcccaacatatatatcaCTCATTAATAAACCCTTTCAGCCACAAACACACTCAAATAaaggttggggtggttctatatatggttcatatggctcatagggtggttgatcgggtggataagggttaggatcataaggaggtgaatggttgtaggtggcttgtgagtatggtggttcaaacgTGTGTTGGGGAGGTagatcataagcatatggtggggcttgttggtaactacaagggggtctaccatattcatcatcttggtacgctccctggaatggctcttgaccatagtaatttggtggaggtggtttgtcacgaaagggtctaccataactattgtcttagtatgcatcatagaatggttgttggttatagtgcattggagggggttgttgccaagagggttgatcaaatccttgtggctcctcccatctttgattcttccaaccttgatgcctgttctcattatggCTTCCcgttccttacaacaacattggaatcaaacttaaagccagaggggtgagaattcatagtagcaaaagaaataaaaactaacagaaattaatgaaaataaactcctaaaactagaaacactaacaaagaaatgaaaaagcaaatatttacaataaccaataataaggcacacgtttgcaattccccggcaacggcgccattttgacgaactgaaCTCTCGCgcggtctagaattttcacaattaagttctcgttgcaagtatagcttctagaccgacaagaaatcCTTTcctacaaaagtttggttgtcacaagtaacaaaacccctaaaaagtaataaccgaagtatttaaacctcgggtcgtctctcaaggaattgcagggaagtatgatttattattggttatggaaaagtatcattTTGGGTTTTTTTAAGATAGGGAAcgaggaaataaattggcaaaaaaaatataaattaattatcatgaaaaccattgcaaggtatgaaaactggaaatcccatcctagttatccttatcaattgtgatgggaattgtttattgctcccacttagttaacccttactaaataaaggaaagtcaagtggactaatcaatggaattcctcaagtcctagtcaactcctaaggaaagactagctttagaggaatccaaatcaaccagcaaattccaattatcaatcaacaaaggagtttgataactcaagtgtcaccaattactcaaccaaagtcaAGAGGAGAAAATCTATTCAAATAAAAATgccttgaccaggagaagattaattggaaattccatccttgttggaatctctcAAGAGTAATGGCGAAAGATTGTTGTtattacttagttaacccttactgaataagggaaagtcaagtacaTGAACCAACGTCTGTCACGAGtcttagtcctctcccttgggaaggtctagcgttagtgatCAGAAGGCCAGTCTACAACTTTCAATTACCACCAggctcttgagtattccaactcaagggtctcctattaatcaactcccaagtcaagttgggagtctactttACTAACATGAATGCCATTACACGATATAAAGGGAGTAAAAAGggaacatggtaattaaaattcaattggaaacaattaaacaaataatagatttaaatggaaaagtactctttgcattaacaatccatgaaaataatccaattgtaactctgaacaaagtaaatatggattaaaagagtaaggaaacagaaaataaactagaatgataaagtcttcaatggaggtagtaacTCCTTGTAATAtccaagagagaggagagagcctctctctctagaaaatacaTCTAAAACCTACTAATTTTTGTGAATGAAAAGTGTCTGATGATTcctccactctgtagcctctaatctgtattctctgggccaaaaactaggtcaaaaaaagcctagaaatcgctggttgcgaatcTTAATACGCTGGTTTTCTGTCAATGCGACCAAtatttactttggggtattttgtcccctttttgttatttgctctttttcttttcttttttcttttcataatttttctttcttttgcttttctcaaggcatatgattaaggtattgaatgcataaacatattctcaacattctttcacattttcagaaaattctaacatactcaattctcaaaccaaatgtttccaaacccaatttccccacacttaaatcataagcactctcactagtctaagctaaccaaggattcaaattaaggatattattgttttctacttagagttaatgatgtgctaaagtaaagaataaaaggggtaaaataggctcaaatttatttgcaaaggataatgaaaggttaaggccatatgggtatgtaagcttagtgaaacaaggcctcaatcacataagtgcatacatacattaaacaatggaaatatagaatcaagcaagacaaagatcacaattttagagagaacaacacacaccaaaaaaataaaaaataaaaaataaaataaaatattggttgataagatgcaaccaatcaagtaggctcgaaatctcactggttttgtgtgttcgagctctaaaaccatgttccaaattaaaatttcttcaaacaagtttttcaaaaagtttaattcaaattagtgaaatgctataaaaagtttcttgaaaaagaaaatattacttcaaccaagtggtaaaatatgcacaaaatcaaacaaacatgcaaatgcaacaactaatttaaaaaaaaagttaaacattggtgttgagtcaggaagtactaacccacggaagtcggtatcgacctccccacacttaaagattgcaccgtcctcggtgcatgcaaagatgtacaagtggatgggtggctccaactgatgctttttctccaaagattgtgtggCAGACTTGTTTATTGCTCCAGTTAGaaacttttccttttccttcgtggtggccagcctgaaaagggagaaaagaaaggtaacatgcaattcaaagggatagagcaaggaagagggcagtacaagtgataatcatgctaaggtaaagaagaatgtcattaacacatggtcgcgacttcATGTAATTAGGACATCAACGGAAATATAGCAAGAAATATGAAGGCAATTAGAcgcaagatgtttattagcatgctgacaaaggcatgagtagcatagatcaagcattaattgctaaaatgtattatcactcgtaacaaccAACAATCacttttgtattgacaattataattaattaataaaatataggaagggttttgtgaaaagcaggcattagagtagaagagtagaataattaaaaattcaCAATGCTATACGGGCttattcacaaacacttggtatgcatgtttAATATGATAgggaaagtattaaatttgaacatgcaaataACCCAAAAATAATAATTAGTGAAAATTGTCAAATAACTCCCTAATAATTCACAAGCAAATatggaagaaaacaatcacccaattagatttctaacaccaagtaaaataatgcaaaaatagataaataataaaaagaagaagaaaaagaaaatagaaagaaagaacctTGAGAAGAAGGTGATAAAGAGGGGTAATGAAGAACGTGAGGTGAAGAAAATATGATGgaagggaaaagaagaagaaaagagtaaagaaagaaaaagaatggaaaaagatgagagaataaagaagaaagaaaagaaagaagaaataagaagaaagaaattaggatttaaaaagataagatatgaaaaACAGGGCTGCACAGGGTTCAGGTGCGGATTTgcgaatgacgcgtacgcgtactccatgcgtacgcgtgggtcgcgcacTGAGGGGGGCGACGCGtaggcgtcggtcacgcgtacgcatgaccatgtTTGTGCTATTCACGCGAGGGCATCGTGGCACTCGCACAACCCTCTGTTCATTTTGGGATATGTGCCAAAATGTCatatgacgcgtgcacgtcaggCACACGTACGTGTGGAAGTGCAAAAGTgaaaaatgacgcgcacgcgcgtGGGTgggtttgtgcttctagcacaattCCAGCACCAAgccagcataactttcggccaATACACCTTTTACGTCGAATTCGCaaggtcatgcgtgcgcgtcattgacgcgtacgcgtgaagtgcCAAATTCTCAGATGATGCGTACGTGtgagggacgcgtatgcgtgctgATGCTTGTGCGATTGGCACACTTTCTGCACTTTTTTCACGCAACTTTCtgttcttttttttatgcagtatgcagaatgcaagatGAAGATGcttatgcagatgttatgaatgacactaggaaaagtaaaataaaactaagaataaaacagaacaaaataaaactacagttaaaaaggaacaatcataccttggtgggttgtctcccacctagcacttttagttaaagtccttaagttggacatttggtgagctccctgttatgatggcttatgcttgaactcatccagaaatcttcaccaacgtttgcaattccaatagcctccggggtcccaaactaggcatataAAGCCTTCGAGCAGGTTAAAGTAAGTGATCAGGCTCCAGGAGTGTTGATTATCAGAacgaattccaggatcccaaaccttacttTTGTACCCGTCTTCACTTTGATCTATATTGTCCCAGCGGGGCGGTATAAAATTTGAACTCTCACTAAGATAACCAAGCATCTtcttagacccattcaatcgagctttACACCAATCtttgcacttcaacttggagcgtgcaaccatattgaaccttgcaggataaCTCTTACcattaaccatctccctcttactcttatagccacaaagagctctaagttgcccatccgtctcaagcaaagtatattcaagtgagctaattaggcttagagatgaaagacttacccacttgaatgaaggaatggatggtgatggcttcggggaagaggtctccaacaacttgggcaaggtgatttccagctccattcccctgagctcttccttgacaacttctacctcttcgcaagcttcttcaattttagcCTCTCCCTCTtgatagctttcttccaattcgatctcttcttcattgttcaccaagggcatgtgaggttgtgcttcttcttctttaatctccatgtcaagtccaatgggagaggattcaaatgtagataagaattcatcaatgattgaatccatctcttgatcatcccttTCAAAGTCtttaaccatgatatgccttggaggttgtacaccctcctcaacatcaaattcaaactccttagaagggggctctatgaatGGGCTTTCACATGgacgttctgcatctcctaagtcttcaaccacttcttcctcttcaacgattacggcttcctcaaattgttccaatacaaagtcatgttgCTCACTGCCCACCGGAGATTCTAgcttctccttcatgctgcgcTCTTCgatagattctccacatgaagctatGGGGATCCTTGAGTGTTCAaacgttgggaagctaattgGTTTATCGCTtgttccagttgatgaagggttgcatgaaattgatccactatttccttgagacgatcctgtgaTTCTTGTTCTGCTCGgattgcatgattaggatcatatggctcttgggtcgatggatatggacgtGGTCCATATGGAAgttgtggttcttggaagtaattggattggaattggggtggttctatatatggttcatatggctcatagggtggttgatcgGGTGGATAGGGGTTAGGGTTAtaaggaggtgaatggttgtaggtggcttgtgagtatggtggttcaaacgtgtgttggggaggtggttcataagcatatggtggggcttgttggtaactacaagggggctaccatattcatcatcttggtacgctccctggaatgactcttgaccatagtaatttggtggaggtggtttgtcaagAAAGGGTcaaccataactattgtcttagtatgcatcacagaatggttgttggttatagcgcattggagggggttattGCCAAGacggttgatcaaatccttgtggctcctcccatctttgattcttccaaccttgatgcctgttctcattatggcttccattccttacaacaacattggaatcaaacttaaagccagagggctgagaattcatagtatcaaaagaaataaaaactaatagaaattaatgaaaataaactcctaaaactagaaacactaacaaagaaatgaaaaagcaaatatttacaataaccaataataaggcacacgtttgcaattccccggcaacggcgccattttgacgaactgaaCTCTCGCGCGGcctagaattttcacaattaagttctcattgcaagtatagcttctagaccgacaagaaattctttcatacaaaagtttgatttcacaagtaacaaaacccctaaaatgtaataaccgaagtatttaaacctcgggtcgtctctcaaggaattgcagggaagtatgatttattattggttatgaaaaaatatctttttgggtttttttgagATAGGGAAtgaggaaataaattggcaaataaaatataaattaattatcatgaaaaccattgcaaggtatgagaactggaaatcccatcctagttatccttatcaattgtgatgaaaattgtttattgctcccacttaattaacccttactaaataaaggaaagtcaagtgaactaatcaatgagattcctcaagtcctagtcaactcctaaggaaagactagctttagaggaatccaaatcaaccagcaaattccaattatcaatcaacaaaggagtttgataactcaagtgtcaccaattactcaaccaaagccaagaggagaaaatctattcgaat
The DNA window shown above is from Arachis ipaensis cultivar K30076 chromosome B08, Araip1.1, whole genome shotgun sequence and carries:
- the LOC107611259 gene encoding uncharacterized protein LOC107611259 codes for the protein MGEHVFLKVTPTTGIGRAIKTKELNPRFIRPFEILRRIGPVAYKVVLPPHLSNLHDVFHVSQLRKYMSDVAHVLEPESVDLKENLTFQVTPVRINDTSVKKLRRKEVQLVKVAWKRARVEEHTWE